Part of the Chloroflexota bacterium genome, AATACCCTCTAAGCCGCTAGCGCACGACCACCCGCAGGGAGAAAGTCTCCGCCGGCTCGCCCTCCTTCTCCCAGGGGCGCACGTACACCAATTGGATCTCGGTCTCTCCCGGCGCAACGGCCTGGAACCGCCCGATCCACCGCCCACCCGCGCCGACCACGCCGGGGGCTCCACCTGGCTGGTACGTGTCTCCCAACGGCTTCAACACCGCCTCGTCGACCGGGGCCTCGGGGGCCATCTGCCACTGATATCCCGTGGTCGGGTTGGCCTCCAGGCTGATCTCCAGGATCTGCCCGGGGCGCAGCATGACGCCGGTGCCGTCGGCGCGGGCATCGACCTGGACCACACCTGGCGCACAGCTTGTCACCGCCAGGATCACAGCGATCAGCACGATCCAATACCCTCTTCGCATCTTCCCTCCTCCTTGGTCTGAAAATGTGACGACAGACGAAGGATGAAAATGGACTGTATCCCCCGTTCGCTCTGCTGCCGTAGCCGGCCCCCGGGCCACGTCACCCGCAGGCTCGAGCTAGCGAAACGCGACGATGGGCCAGCCGCGCTCCCGGGCGATCCGCCGCAGCCGTCGGTCCGGGTTCACGGCAACAGGATGGCCGACCCGCTCCAGCAAGGGCAGATCCCGCGCGCTGTCGGTATAGAAGTAGCTCTGGGACAGATCTACCCCTCGCTCCGCCGCGTACCGCTCGGCCCAGTAGACCTTGCCCACCCCGTAACAGGCCGGCTCCACGATCCGCCCCGTGAACCGGCCATCACGCACCTCCAACCGGGTGGCGAGGACGTCCCCGCCCAGCCCCAGATGCGCGGCCACCGGCCCGGCTGCGTAGGGGGTGGCAGCCGTCACGATGGCCACCCGGTGTCCCTCCGCCCGATGCCGCTCGATGGCCCGCCGGGCATCCTCGCTCACGTACTCGACCACCATCTCGTCGAACCAGCGCAGGCACAACGCCCAGGTCGCCGCCTCATCCTCGCCCACGATATCCGCGATGAGGCGAGCGATGAGGCGGGGATAGTCGATCACATGAGCCATGTACATCCCGGCCCAGGCCCAGATCGCGAGCTCCTGCCGACGGGAGATCGCCCGGGTCTGGCGAAGATATCGGACGAACAGCCGCCCTGAAGAGGCGGTCAGGATCGTATAATCCAGATCGAAAAACGCCGCGACCGCTTGCCCCATCGTCCTACCCGCCTATCGAATATCCGGGATCCCCGGGAGGCATCCTCTATGCCCTTCCCTCGGAAGGCTCAACCGGGCGGCGCCCCACGTAGATCCCCCGCCCTGTGAGCCCATCGGGCTCATGAAACGCCTCCAGCCCGATGGAGCGGAACGCCTCCAGGTACTCCTCCTGGGTGAACATCCCCAACTCATGCCGTTCGCTGAAATACTCCACCCCGGCGGGCGTGCCCACCAGGTAATGGAGGTCGAGGATGGAGATGCGCCCCTCCTGCTCGCTCACGTTGATGCGGGCGATCTTCAAGTCCGGCTCGTCCACGAACGTGGCGTGCACGGTGTCGGGATGATACTCCTCCGGTGTAAACCACGGCTCGACGATGACGAGGCCTCCCGGATATACGTGTCGGCGCATGCACGCCAGCGCCTGCCGCAGCCTGTCCAGGGTCTTCACATACCCGATCGCGCTGAACAGGCAGACGATGGCGTCGAATTGGCGGCCCAAATCGAAATCTGCCATGTCCGCCTGGTGGAAGGTCACATCGGGAAGCCGCTGGCGGGCAATCTCCAGCATCTCGGCGTTCAGATCCAGGCCCTCCACCTCATAGTGCTCGCGCAGGTGGACGAGATGCTTCCCCGTGCCACACGCCACATCGAGCAGGGCGTTGCCAGGGGATCGCTTATACTGCTGAATCCACCGATGAAGCTTCTCCGCCTCCCGCCTGTAATCCTTCCAGGCATAAAGAGCATCATAGAATCGAGCCGAGCGGGCATACATGGCCCTCCTCCTACAGGTCGAGCCTGACCTCGCCGCCGGACTGCTGACTGCGGTAGATCCCGTCCAGGATCGCCATGACCTGAAGCGACTGCTCGGCGGGCACCGGCGAGGGCGCCCCCTCCGCGACGGCGCGAGCGAACTCCACGCACTCCAGCGCATGCGGCTCCATCGCATCCTGCGTAAGCTGCAACGTACGCGTGTAAAGTTGCCGGGTCTCGTAGTTGGTCTGGTAGATCTCACAATTCGGCCAATGAGCGCCCCCCCCCGTCCCGTAGAGCCATACCTGGCGGTCCTCCTTGGGCGCGCTGTGATGGAGCATCCAGCTGACCTCCAGAATCAGCGTGGCGCCGTTCTCAAACCGCACGAAGGCCGCGGCGAAGTCCTCCACGTCCATCTCCTGCGGGACGGATCGCAGCCCCCACACGCTGAACGCGCCCTTGTGGTGAGCGAGCGCGTTGCGGGCCACGCCGGTCACGGCCACGGGCTTCGGGTTGCCCATCAGCCAGAGCGTCAGGTCCAGGATATGCACGCCGATATCGATACACGGGCCGCCCCCGCTGTGCCGCTTGAGGACGAAGGACGGCCGAGCGGGGATCGCCGCCCGCCTGAGCATCCAGCTCCGGGCGTGATAGACATCGCCCAGAACGCCCGTCTCGATCTCCGTCTTCAGGGCGCGAGAGGTGCCCATGAAGCGAAAATGCTGTGCCGTCATCAGCATCTTGCCTGAACGGTCCCGGGCCGCGATGATCTCCCGGATCTCCTCGGGCGTAGGGGCCAGCGGCTTCTCACACAGCACATGCTTTCCGGCCTCCAAAGCGGCGATGGCTAAGGGCGCATGGTACATGTTCGGCGTACAGATGTCGATGATGTCGATATCCGGATCCTGAAACAGCTCGGCGGGATCCGTCGTCAGCCGGGCGATGCCGTTCACCCGTCCCCATTCCTGCAGGATCCCCTCGTCGATGTCGCACCCGGCCACCACCTCCGCTTGCTCGGACGCAGCCCAACCCGGCATGTGCAAACGCGCAATGCCGCCCACCCCGATCACACCCACCTTCAACGAGTCAGGCATGGATCGATTCCTCCTCCAACACAGAATTGGCTCATCGACGGTACAGTATAACAAGTCCAGGCCCGCCATGCAATGAATGAAGGTAGTGTATTAGGGCCTTTTCAAAGTCCAACGTCCATATTGGCATACATGGCGTCTACAGGGACGAGGCAAGGTGTCGTGTCTGTATACGCATCTTCTCGGTTTCCCCCAGCACACGACGTGGCCAGACGTACCCCACCACCCACCGTTGAGCCCCCTTCCTGGAGTTTGGCCCTATGGGTAGCGAAGGGCAGTGCCCTTCGCCACCCATACCAAGATACAGGAAGAAGATATACCAGCGGAGTCACCCTCCGTCCCACCTTGGAGGAATTCGTCCTCTTGTGGTAGGATGGACCACACCATACTTCCATCGCACACGAAAGCGTCTCTCCCGCTCGATCGGGCACCTCCATCTGATGGGATCACAACAGAGCGAAGATATCCCGGAGAAAGCCAATGTTTGAAATCCCCATCCAACCCGACTATGAGGCTCTGCTGCGCAATCTGCGACGAGAGGGCACGCCACAGCGCGTGCACTACATGGAGTTGTTCCTGGATCGGGAGGTGCATGAGGCATTGCATGCCCGCTTTGGCACCGCGGACCATCTGGATCGCTCCGACCCCTACTACGATCACAAGGCCTATATCAGCCTCTACCGCTTTCTGGGCTACGACACGGTCACGGTTCCGTTGGGCGGGCTGGAGTTCCCACGAGAGAACGTGCGCATGGCGGAGGATACGGCCACGCTCCGGCGGGAGGAGGGACGGCGCTGGGCTGACGAGACGCGCGGCGTCATCGCCTCCTGGGAGGAC contains:
- a CDS encoding HAD family hydrolase; this encodes MGQAVAAFFDLDYTILTASSGRLFVRYLRQTRAISRRQELAIWAWAGMYMAHVIDYPRLIARLIADIVGEDEAATWALCLRWFDEMVVEYVSEDARRAIERHRAEGHRVAIVTAATPYAAGPVAAHLGLGGDVLATRLEVRDGRFTGRIVEPACYGVGKVYWAERYAAERGVDLSQSYFYTDSARDLPLLERVGHPVAVNPDRRLRRIARERGWPIVAFR
- a CDS encoding Gfo/Idh/MocA family oxidoreductase, coding for MPDSLKVGVIGVGGIARLHMPGWAASEQAEVVAGCDIDEGILQEWGRVNGIARLTTDPAELFQDPDIDIIDICTPNMYHAPLAIAALEAGKHVLCEKPLAPTPEEIREIIAARDRSGKMLMTAQHFRFMGTSRALKTEIETGVLGDVYHARSWMLRRAAIPARPSFVLKRHSGGGPCIDIGVHILDLTLWLMGNPKPVAVTGVARNALAHHKGAFSVWGLRSVPQEMDVEDFAAAFVRFENGATLILEVSWMLHHSAPKEDRQVWLYGTGGGAHWPNCEIYQTNYETRQLYTRTLQLTQDAMEPHALECVEFARAVAEGAPSPVPAEQSLQVMAILDGIYRSQQSGGEVRLDL
- a CDS encoding protease inhibitor I42 family protein; translation: MRRGYWIVLIAVILAVTSCAPGVVQVDARADGTGVMLRPGQILEISLEANPTTGYQWQMAPEAPVDEAVLKPLGDTYQPGGAPGVVGAGGRWIGRFQAVAPGETEIQLVYVRPWEKEGEPAETFSLRVVVR
- a CDS encoding class I SAM-dependent methyltransferase, with product MYARSARFYDALYAWKDYRREAEKLHRWIQQYKRSPGNALLDVACGTGKHLVHLREHYEVEGLDLNAEMLEIARQRLPDVTFHQADMADFDLGRQFDAIVCLFSAIGYVKTLDRLRQALACMRRHVYPGGLVIVEPWFTPEEYHPDTVHATFVDEPDLKIARINVSEQEGRISILDLHYLVGTPAGVEYFSERHELGMFTQEEYLEAFRSIGLEAFHEPDGLTGRGIYVGRRPVEPSEGRA